A part of Nostoc sp. C052 genomic DNA contains:
- the fldA gene encoding flavodoxin FldA, translating to MANIGLFFGTQTGNTQTEAETIQKEFGGEDVVTLNDISQAEPNDFKDYSHIIIGCPTWNIGELQSDWEDFYDELDNIDFSGKKVAYFGAGDQVGYPDSFQDAIGILSEKISEKGGETVGYWSIDGYEFSESKAVRDGKFVGLALDEDNQSDLTNERIKAWVVQLKQEFGL from the coding sequence ATGGCTAATATTGGTTTATTTTTTGGCACTCAAACAGGTAATACTCAAACTGAAGCGGAAACAATTCAAAAGGAATTTGGTGGAGAAGACGTAGTAACATTAAATGACATTTCACAAGCTGAACCAAATGATTTTAAGGATTACAGTCATATCATCATCGGTTGCCCTACCTGGAATATTGGTGAATTGCAAAGTGATTGGGAAGATTTCTATGATGAGCTAGATAACATAGATTTCAGCGGTAAAAAAGTTGCTTATTTTGGAGCAGGGGATCAGGTTGGTTATCCTGATAGCTTTCAAGATGCAATAGGGATTTTGTCAGAAAAAATTTCAGAAAAGGGTGGTGAAACAGTTGGCTATTGGTCAATAGATGGTTATGAATTTAGTGAATCTAAAGCCGTCCGCGATGGTAAATTTGTAGGTCTAGCGCTTGATGAAGATAATCAGTCTGACTTAACGAATGAACGAATTAAAGCTTGGGTTGTTCAACTCAAACAAGAGTTTGGTTTATAG
- a CDS encoding multicopper oxidase family protein, translating into MKTRRNIEMNSSAGDSHAGMSMKPKATREQLLAVTLLTLLALAFGVFIAALYGNFTMSARNMQPESMPGMNMGNQSMPGMNMGGTKSLTPISSLPPAPMSSVTQMNGLVMPPGMIMTSDMSMEAMEDMAAVDLTKIAYTAPVDARGDQTLTPKLENGVKVFNLDVSLIKWNILPNVQVAAYAFNRQVPGPRIRVTEGDRVRIVVKNNLPEPTTVHWHGMILPNNMDGPADVTQKPIAPGASYIYEFTVKQAGTYFYHSHKDVDRQQTLGMYGALIIDPKNKPKTPAYDQDVVVQLQEWTIKQGYTFPAMPMEGLMPNFFTINGKAYPSTETINAKIGQRIRFRFIGSNNAFIHPMHIHGGPFKIIETDGNPLPAVAQIEKDTINVAPGERYDVIWTVRDRGKWLLHCHIAHHATNDNVEVEGGGGLTMIINVT; encoded by the coding sequence ATGAAAACCCGTCGAAATATAGAGATGAATTCTTCTGCTGGCGATTCGCACGCGGGTATGTCAATGAAACCCAAAGCTACGCGGGAGCAACTTCTAGCAGTGACGCTGTTAACACTATTAGCCTTAGCATTTGGTGTTTTCATCGCCGCACTCTACGGCAACTTTACCATGAGTGCTAGGAATATGCAGCCTGAGTCAATGCCGGGAATGAATATGGGCAACCAATCCATGCCTGGGATGAATATGGGCGGTACGAAATCTCTGACTCCAATATCATCGCTACCGCCTGCACCTATGAGTAGTGTCACTCAAATGAATGGTTTAGTCATGCCTCCAGGAATGATTATGACCTCTGATATGAGTATGGAAGCAATGGAAGACATGGCAGCAGTAGACTTGACAAAGATAGCCTACACTGCTCCCGTTGATGCACGAGGGGATCAGACTCTAACGCCCAAGCTAGAGAATGGTGTGAAGGTCTTTAATCTTGATGTTTCTTTGATCAAATGGAATATCCTACCAAATGTTCAGGTAGCTGCTTATGCTTTCAACCGTCAAGTTCCAGGGCCGCGGATTCGAGTTACTGAAGGCGATCGCGTCCGGATTGTAGTCAAGAACAACTTACCAGAACCAACCACAGTACATTGGCATGGCATGATTCTACCCAACAATATGGACGGCCCAGCCGATGTTACCCAAAAGCCAATTGCACCTGGTGCAAGCTATATCTACGAGTTTACTGTTAAGCAAGCAGGTACTTACTTTTACCACTCTCATAAAGATGTAGACCGCCAGCAAACTTTAGGGATGTATGGTGCATTAATCATCGATCCCAAGAATAAACCAAAAACTCCTGCCTACGATCAAGACGTTGTGGTTCAGCTTCAAGAGTGGACAATAAAGCAAGGCTATACCTTCCCAGCAATGCCGATGGAAGGGCTAATGCCTAACTTTTTCACGATTAACGGTAAAGCTTATCCCTCTACCGAAACTATAAACGCCAAAATTGGTCAGAGAATCCGCTTTCGCTTTATTGGTTCAAATAATGCCTTCATTCACCCAATGCATATTCATGGCGGCCCATTCAAAATTATTGAAACAGACGGTAATCCTCTACCCGCCGTTGCCCAAATTGAAAAGGACACTATCAATGTAGCTCCCGGTGAACGCTACGACGTAATTTGGACAGTTCGCGATCGGGGTAAGTGGTTGCTGCACTGTCATATTGCCCATCATGCAACAAACGACAACGTTGAGGTGGAAGGTGGGGGTGGCTTAACAATGATTATTAACGTTACCTGA
- a CDS encoding DUF4396 domain-containing protein, with translation MTLTLGLVLITPRLGVSQKSPNSIESIPNSIAQSPPVFQPAINSNMPSMNMSGTNETNFKSSALIDTVLIVWFSLTVLSVVYVAWDVFTNNPELTVMKWGWLLVTLYTGVIGATLYILSCKEPEPMQHEEFVSSLWKQTVGSTIHCLAGDVTGMIFAAAITMSLGLPMWLDVISEYVFGFAFGLLVFQSLFMKDMLGGSYLKAVQRSFIPEWLSMNAMMAGMIPVMVILMSRDMTAIEPTSIRFWGVMSLATVVGFVVAFPVNMWLVTVGLKHGMGTVRALGKGGHSLAAEREQITATSDKVPAPNADTDQFMEGM, from the coding sequence TTGACACTAACTCTAGGATTAGTGCTAATAACGCCACGCTTGGGAGTAAGTCAAAAGTCACCTAATTCTATTGAGAGCATTCCCAATTCTATTGCTCAAAGCCCCCCTGTATTTCAGCCTGCGATCAACTCAAATATGCCCAGCATGAATATGTCTGGCACAAATGAAACAAACTTTAAAAGTTCTGCTTTGATTGATACTGTTTTGATTGTTTGGTTTAGTCTGACAGTCCTCTCAGTAGTCTATGTAGCCTGGGATGTGTTCACCAATAATCCTGAACTGACTGTAATGAAGTGGGGATGGCTATTAGTGACTCTCTACACAGGAGTAATTGGCGCAACGCTGTACATTCTATCTTGTAAGGAACCAGAACCGATGCAGCATGAAGAGTTTGTCAGTTCCCTGTGGAAACAGACCGTTGGTTCAACAATTCACTGTCTAGCAGGTGATGTAACGGGAATGATCTTTGCCGCAGCAATTACAATGAGCCTCGGACTACCGATGTGGCTCGATGTAATTTCTGAGTACGTTTTCGGCTTTGCCTTTGGGCTGTTAGTTTTTCAATCTTTGTTTATGAAAGATATGCTGGGTGGGTCATATCTCAAAGCTGTCCAGCGTTCTTTTATACCGGAATGGCTTTCAATGAATGCGATGATGGCGGGAATGATTCCAGTAATGGTCATCCTGATGAGCCGCGATATGACAGCAATCGAGCCAACCTCAATTCGGTTTTGGGGTGTGATGTCTTTGGCAACTGTAGTAGGATTTGTAGTTGCCTTTCCCGTCAATATGTGGCTGGTTACCGTAGGTCTAAAACATGGCATGGGAACCGTCCGGGCGTTAGGAAAAGGTGGTCACAGTTTAGCTGCTGAAAGAGAACAAATTACAGCAACTTCCGATAAAGTGCCTGCACCCAATGCTGATACAGACCAGTTTATGGAAGGAATGTAA
- the gorA gene encoding glutathione-disulfide reductase yields MSFDYDLFVIGAGPGGVAAARQSAGYGARVLISERDQVGGTCVIHGCIPEKLMAYAASFSHVFEDADEYGWDKVNDRIDWHKFMTAKDRAIQHLNKLHIQHLQEAGVSLIYGETRFLDSHTLDVGGHQITANKILIAVGGEAVKPEIPGIEYAITTRQMFEIKQQPEHIAIIGSDQIAVKFAGSLNGLISKVTLIVPEERILPGRDEDIRTTVQESMMKNGIQIFCNTVVEKIEKVQDSVLLSLLGNEQDSITVNTVLSAIGRVPNLSGLNLEKAGVQVKQGAIAVDEYSRTTQANIFAVGDCTDRPHWTPVAIATGRAFADTVFGNQPRTVNLECIPSALSSRPEAATVGLTEAKAREKFGESIRCYSQRFQPLFDAIAEPEQKTLIKLVVDSKSDRVLGAHMVGEYAAEIIQCLGLAIRTGITKKDFDATIGIHPSSAEEFFTLR; encoded by the coding sequence ATGAGCTTTGATTATGACCTCTTTGTAATTGGTGCAGGGCCTGGAGGCGTTGCTGCCGCTAGACAATCTGCTGGTTATGGTGCTCGTGTGTTAATTTCTGAACGCGACCAGGTAGGTGGCACATGTGTAATTCATGGCTGTATTCCAGAAAAACTTATGGCATATGCTGCTAGTTTTTCCCATGTTTTTGAAGATGCTGACGAATATGGCTGGGATAAAGTGAATGACCGCATTGACTGGCATAAATTTATGACAGCTAAAGACCGAGCGATCCAACATCTGAATAAATTGCATATTCAGCATCTTCAAGAAGCAGGGGTAAGCCTAATTTACGGAGAGACAAGATTTTTAGATTCTCATACTTTGGATGTTGGGGGACACCAGATTACTGCCAATAAAATCTTGATTGCTGTAGGTGGAGAAGCAGTAAAACCCGAAATTCCAGGAATTGAATATGCTATTACTACACGTCAGATGTTTGAAATCAAGCAGCAACCGGAGCATATTGCGATTATTGGTAGTGACCAGATAGCAGTTAAGTTTGCTGGAAGCCTAAATGGGTTGATTTCAAAGGTTACTTTAATAGTACCGGAAGAGCGTATTTTACCAGGTCGAGATGAAGATATTAGAACTACAGTTCAAGAAAGTATGATGAAGAATGGCATTCAAATTTTCTGCAATACTGTTGTTGAAAAAATTGAAAAAGTTCAAGATAGTGTACTTTTGAGTTTATTAGGAAATGAACAAGATAGTATAACTGTAAATACCGTTCTTAGCGCCATAGGTCGAGTTCCTAATTTAAGTGGTCTTAATTTAGAAAAAGCGGGTGTTCAAGTCAAACAAGGAGCGATCGCAGTAGATGAATACAGCCGTACTACTCAGGCTAATATTTTTGCTGTTGGAGATTGCACTGACCGACCCCATTGGACTCCTGTCGCCATTGCCACAGGTCGTGCCTTTGCTGACACTGTGTTTGGTAATCAGCCCCGAACTGTGAATTTAGAGTGCATTCCCTCAGCACTTTCTTCTCGACCGGAAGCGGCTACGGTTGGCTTGACCGAAGCTAAAGCACGCGAAAAATTTGGGGAATCAATACGCTGCTATTCCCAAAGGTTTCAACCTCTTTTCGATGCCATTGCTGAACCGGAACAGAAAACTCTGATTAAATTAGTAGTTGATAGCAAATCAGACAGAGTACTCGGCGCTCATATGGTCGGTGAATATGCTGCTGAGATTATTCAATGTCTTGGACTTGCTATTCGGACAGGTATCACTAAAAAAGATTTTGATGCAACAATTGGTATTCATCCTTCATCTGCGGAAGAGTTTTTCACCTTGCGCTAA
- a CDS encoding helix-turn-helix domain-containing protein → MPRLQILNSIEKQALEHIAATSSDEVSKRAKILLGLNEGKKYVALAQEIGVTENSIAKWKKRWTSSTILSETQESAIAKANEVLGVNVGRPKKCKSTEASKIVEISEWSKNRKPSRSKHHYHTQVAEEATRRGLPTLSPRSIGRILEAQPQ, encoded by the coding sequence ATGCCTCGTCTTCAGATATTAAATTCTATTGAAAAACAAGCACTAGAACACATAGCAGCAACCAGCAGCGATGAAGTTAGCAAAAGAGCGAAAATTTTGCTAGGGCTAAACGAAGGTAAAAAATATGTAGCCTTAGCCCAAGAGATTGGCGTAACCGAAAACTCAATAGCAAAGTGGAAGAAAAGATGGACATCAAGTACCATCTTGTCAGAAACCCAGGAGTCGGCGATCGCAAAAGCTAACGAGGTTTTAGGTGTCAACGTAGGCAGACCTAAGAAGTGCAAAAGTACAGAGGCGAGCAAAATCGTCGAAATCAGCGAATGGAGCAAGAACCGAAAACCCAGTCGTTCAAAGCACCATTACCATACGCAGGTAGCTGAGGAAGCTACTCGGAGGGGATTACCGACATTATCGCCAAGAAGTATAGGACGCATCTTGGAAGCTCAACCTCAATAG
- a CDS encoding ATP-binding protein has translation MLRYKDYRQLIDKVNAGKNINLWGKPNIGKTLTVKNCLLKDINLESVYLNLEYPFSVDYLFNVIPISFSFYYQQDWQNIISKLSDGYNRLLVIDNFDRLHFVSDTFSNDLFRLQQLAQLENFSLILISRMPLEYFHFSGFANYFEKLELNETNTWTFGQ, from the coding sequence ATGTTACGTTATAAAGACTACCGTCAGTTAATCGATAAGGTAAATGCAGGCAAGAATATTAACCTATGGGGCAAGCCAAATATTGGTAAGACTCTTACTGTTAAAAACTGTTTACTCAAGGATATTAACTTAGAGTCTGTTTACCTCAATCTTGAATATCCTTTTAGTGTGGATTATCTATTCAACGTTATTCCTATTAGTTTCAGTTTTTACTACCAGCAAGATTGGCAAAATATCATAAGCAAATTATCTGATGGTTATAATAGGCTGCTGGTGATAGATAATTTTGATAGATTACACTTTGTTAGCGATACTTTTAGCAACGACTTATTTCGATTACAACAGTTAGCTCAATTAGAAAATTTTTCTTTAATATTAATATCTCGGATGCCGCTAGAATATTTCCATTTTTCAGGTTTTGCTAACTATTTTGAAAAATTGGAATTGAACGAAACTAATACTTGGACTTTTGGACAGTAG
- a CDS encoding DNA translocase FtsK codes for MLLPYNNTNGNIEVQKQQLLTAIVQAKQDGLGNEEIIDNVRETLPDVMVSYAETVLKQIDFRAKLSRQVIEFNLEFLFQVIYESVIAGTNDDEILSICAENCTLNQYEFVRYALEYIHLNRMPSQWEQNNVYYKMIEIVNISPIESLFEYIESIKNIYLKQIGYEVVQENLYDLFLSNKETSYFTDLANKSRDKCIKNYCYRTAVLVARATGKPLDLKLTGDGSIILKEPKYLDRNTGANEIATSQNLTMLQAGKLLVDTLEDFNINAKYVDAKNGPTFNRIRVKLGRGVSYKKVEDIGNDLVQQLGEELGLKFAPMVSVVPGGVVFDIPRLDRQFAYFRDHFTFDSEPDIHSVSIPGGIDVDGTYVEIQLYSDNVTHILGGGRTRGGKSQFEKAAILYLVRRYPPSVVRLALSDVKRVTFGKFDGLPHLVAPVARDAEATANLLDYLVEEMELRYQEFERHSSIETIAQYNLRFAPNFVMPRVICLIDECFDLLSDDNYCDRIETALMKLLAKAGGAGIHVLLYTQRPDKNVIDPLIRSNFPAKTAFVTTRPEDSCIILGDDKDKRAVYLLGYGDFLYKTTEVLRLQALYVADDEDPEYFQQLLLEAKNQNDPYTAWQSGLDFDEFVASLYGERNSKDIGKSKTTAVTKTKQSKTDFEGSFNFKVQLDEEARNSILNLHQKGYQLDEIVKAVFNLSRQDGRSYKKFRNVVEDFLNSLKGGGEDDI; via the coding sequence ATGTTATTACCATACAATAACACTAATGGTAATATTGAAGTTCAAAAACAACAGCTTTTGACTGCAATTGTGCAGGCAAAACAAGATGGTTTGGGCAATGAAGAGATTATAGATAATGTACGGGAGACTTTACCTGATGTAATGGTTTCTTATGCTGAAACTGTTTTAAAGCAGATTGACTTTAGAGCAAAATTATCACGTCAGGTTATAGAATTTAATTTAGAATTTTTATTTCAGGTAATATACGAATCAGTAATTGCAGGTACAAATGATGATGAAATATTATCAATATGTGCAGAAAACTGTACTTTAAACCAATATGAATTTGTACGTTATGCTCTTGAATATATTCATCTCAATCGGATGCCATCGCAGTGGGAGCAAAATAACGTATATTATAAAATGATTGAGATAGTTAACATATCACCAATTGAATCTTTATTTGAATACATTGAATCAATCAAAAATATTTATCTTAAGCAAATTGGATATGAAGTAGTTCAAGAGAATCTTTATGATTTATTTTTAAGCAATAAAGAAACTAGTTATTTTACTGATTTAGCTAATAAATCTAGAGATAAATGCATTAAAAACTATTGTTACCGAACGGCAGTGCTTGTTGCGCGTGCCACAGGTAAGCCATTAGATTTAAAACTGACAGGTGATGGCTCAATTATTTTAAAAGAGCCTAAATATTTAGATAGAAATACTGGTGCAAATGAGATTGCTACTTCACAAAATTTAACTATGTTACAGGCAGGGAAGTTATTAGTTGATACGTTAGAAGATTTTAATATTAATGCTAAGTATGTTGATGCCAAAAATGGCCCTACTTTTAACCGTATTAGGGTAAAACTGGGACGGGGTGTTAGTTACAAGAAAGTAGAAGACATAGGTAATGACTTAGTGCAGCAGCTTGGTGAAGAGTTAGGCTTGAAATTTGCACCAATGGTGAGTGTAGTGCCTGGAGGAGTTGTATTTGACATACCTCGGTTAGATAGACAATTTGCTTATTTCCGCGATCATTTTACTTTTGACAGTGAACCTGACATTCATTCGGTATCCATCCCCGGTGGTATTGATGTTGATGGCACCTATGTTGAAATTCAACTTTATAGCGACAACGTGACCCATATCCTGGGTGGTGGACGGACGCGGGGTGGGAAGTCGCAGTTTGAGAAAGCAGCAATCTTATATTTAGTACGACGATATCCCCCTTCGGTTGTTCGATTAGCGCTTTCGGATGTTAAGCGCGTGACCTTTGGTAAATTTGATGGGCTACCCCATCTCGTTGCACCAGTTGCGCGTGATGCAGAGGCGACTGCTAACTTGCTTGATTACTTGGTTGAAGAAATGGAATTGCGATATCAGGAATTTGAGCGCCACAGCAGCATCGAAACGATCGCACAGTACAACTTGCGGTTTGCACCTAATTTTGTCATGCCGCGAGTGATCTGTCTGATTGACGAGTGTTTTGATCTACTTTCCGATGATAATTACTGCGATCGCATTGAGACTGCGTTGATGAAGTTGCTTGCAAAAGCTGGTGGTGCAGGGATTCACGTACTTTTGTACACCCAACGACCTGATAAGAACGTGATAGACCCGTTGATTCGCTCAAATTTTCCAGCCAAGACAGCCTTTGTTACGACTCGCCCTGAAGACAGTTGTATTATCCTTGGGGACGATAAAGACAAACGTGCGGTTTATTTACTGGGATACGGAGACTTCTTGTACAAGACAACTGAGGTGCTGCGACTCCAGGCGCTTTATGTAGCTGACGATGAAGACCCTGAATACTTCCAGCAATTACTCCTAGAAGCTAAAAATCAAAACGACCCCTACACAGCTTGGCAGTCTGGGTTAGACTTTGATGAATTTGTCGCTAGTTTGTACGGCGAGCGCAATAGTAAGGACATAGGTAAATCTAAAACTACTGCTGTTACTAAAACTAAACAGTCCAAAACTGATTTTGAGGGCAGTTTTAACTTTAAGGTACAGCTTGACGAGGAAGCAAGAAACTCAATTTTGAATTTGCATCAAAAGGGTTATCAACTTGATGAAATTGTCAAAGCGGTATTCAATTTATCCCGTCAAGATGGTAGATCGTACAAGAAATTTAGAAATGTTGTTGAGGATTTTTTAAATAGCTTGAAAGGTGGCGGTGAAGATGATATTTGA
- a CDS encoding lysozyme, with translation MQIVPIFISGVVGAACSVAFSYGVASLPCGLVSKGADTVCQVRSFGKALDSWKFGFIVGGLVGFILSPRHQFISRFKPIHLSTTSLITLGIYFSISQSTGVSSGSSNSLTGRVSTSSYSPHPDSPRLSAFLATIRWAETGTSETESYRKLVFNGTFNNFSTHPLKKQCAPINGKNICSTAAGAYQMLDKSWYDLQPKLNLKDFSPASQDKMAIEYIRRNNALSDVEAGRFDTAICKVGRVWASLICNSYNQNPKSLAQLRIYYQQQLQKFEISRR, from the coding sequence ATGCAAATTGTACCGATTTTTATATCAGGTGTAGTTGGTGCAGCCTGCTCTGTTGCATTTTCTTACGGAGTAGCTTCACTGCCATGTGGATTGGTATCAAAGGGTGCGGATACTGTTTGTCAGGTACGTAGCTTTGGTAAGGCACTTGATAGTTGGAAATTTGGGTTTATTGTTGGTGGTTTGGTTGGGTTTATTTTGAGTCCTCGCCATCAATTTATATCCCGTTTTAAACCCATTCATCTGTCAACGACTTCCTTGATTACTTTGGGTATTTATTTCTCAATTTCTCAAAGTACTGGTGTTTCTTCAGGGTCGTCAAATAGTTTAACAGGAAGAGTTAGTACAAGTTCTTACTCACCACATCCTGATTCTCCACGGTTGAGTGCTTTTTTAGCGACAATTCGTTGGGCAGAAACAGGAACTAGTGAGACAGAAAGTTATCGCAAGTTAGTATTTAACGGAACTTTTAATAATTTTTCTACACACCCGTTAAAGAAACAGTGCGCTCCTATTAATGGTAAAAATATTTGTTCAACTGCGGCTGGTGCTTATCAAATGTTGGATAAAAGTTGGTATGATCTTCAGCCAAAATTAAACTTAAAGGATTTTAGCCCAGCTTCTCAGGACAAGATGGCAATTGAATATATTCGTCGTAATAATGCGTTAAGTGATGTTGAAGCAGGAAGGTTTGATACTGCGATATGCAAAGTAGGTAGGGTATGGGCCAGTCTTATTTGCAACTCGTACAATCAAAACCCAAAATCTTTAGCGCAGTTGAGAATTTACTATCAGCAGCAATTACAAAAATTTGAAATTTCTAGGAGGTAA
- a CDS encoding M23 family metallopeptidase, whose product MRIIFETDGGKEVRNSTVTSLDETADTSSSANWRYAIATSVLIAAMVIPQVSGWVESQLLVKSLQGLILPKTIGSNKVLNNRRIAFPTAVGTLITSEFGWRTHPITGKRKFHAGIDFGAAKGTPIYAIDAGRVVFAGDKGGYGKAAVIHHQGSLSTLYGHASHLYVQQGQQVVRGQMIAAVGSTGFSTGPHLHFEVHVNGVTQNPRPYLHEYLATR is encoded by the coding sequence ATGCGAATAATCTTTGAAACTGACGGTGGTAAGGAGGTTAGGAATTCAACTGTAACTAGTTTGGATGAGACAGCCGATACTAGTTCGAGTGCAAATTGGAGATATGCGATCGCAACCTCAGTTTTAATTGCAGCTATGGTCATTCCCCAGGTTTCTGGGTGGGTTGAATCTCAGCTATTAGTTAAATCTCTCCAAGGTCTAATACTACCAAAAACTATTGGTAGTAATAAGGTTTTAAATAATCGTCGAATTGCCTTTCCTACTGCGGTTGGTACTCTTATTACCTCAGAGTTTGGTTGGCGAACACACCCCATTACGGGCAAACGCAAGTTTCACGCGGGGATTGATTTTGGTGCAGCAAAGGGTACGCCAATTTATGCGATTGATGCTGGTCGAGTAGTTTTTGCAGGCGACAAGGGTGGTTATGGCAAAGCGGCTGTTATTCACCATCAGGGAAGTTTATCTACTCTGTACGGTCATGCCAGTCATCTGTATGTACAGCAGGGACAACAAGTTGTGCGTGGGCAGATGATTGCAGCAGTAGGTAGTACGGGCTTTTCAACGGGGCCGCATTTGCATTTTGAAGTTCACGTTAATGGTGTAACACAGAACCCCCGTCCTTATTTACACGAATATTTAGCAACCCGTTGA
- a CDS encoding phage terminase large subunit family protein, producing the protein MFTPTPVRNKQPSRRKKKVNVTLWTVCSTVSALSVIGAVALMVGWKQQVPGNQISEVQQVKAQVSQIREVYLEKLSRTDYNIDHLSSYSSVEGAPTLTGWRQLAAALWGQQLRGEISRMQANEKSGFYRLHYMPALEIVKFNSLDVLLEAASGNNSFYWGYRKTDGTKVEEKIPTGAAAVLILGKLEAIDYAQNLESQPSVDLNQMLIQIRNAQEPYSLAQAQLLRARGYLDPVEQMAQVADIRERIRQREEERRMYIQQMKKQLPQPVPNKQPVNKSRG; encoded by the coding sequence ATGTTTACTCCTACACCTGTGCGAAATAAACAGCCAAGTCGCAGAAAGAAAAAGGTAAATGTTACCCTGTGGACGGTTTGTTCAACTGTTAGTGCGCTGTCTGTTATAGGGGCGGTTGCATTGATGGTTGGATGGAAGCAACAAGTTCCAGGTAATCAAATATCGGAGGTACAACAGGTAAAGGCGCAAGTTTCCCAAATTCGGGAAGTGTACTTAGAAAAGCTTTCCCGTACTGACTACAATATAGACCATCTTTCCAGTTACTCCTCAGTAGAGGGTGCGCCTACTCTTACGGGCTGGCGACAGTTGGCGGCGGCATTGTGGGGACAGCAATTGCGGGGTGAAATATCCAGGATGCAAGCTAATGAGAAATCTGGGTTTTATCGCCTTCACTATATGCCGGCACTGGAGATAGTTAAGTTCAACTCTCTGGATGTTTTACTAGAAGCGGCTTCTGGAAATAATAGTTTTTACTGGGGATACCGCAAAACCGATGGTACGAAAGTTGAGGAGAAGATACCAACCGGGGCGGCTGCTGTTTTGATCTTGGGTAAATTAGAGGCGATTGATTACGCTCAAAACTTGGAATCTCAACCATCAGTTGATCTGAATCAAATGCTAATTCAGATTAGGAATGCTCAAGAACCATATTCTCTTGCACAGGCGCAGCTGTTACGAGCGCGGGGGTATTTAGACCCAGTAGAGCAGATGGCACAGGTGGCAGACATCCGCGAGAGAATACGCCAACGGGAGGAGGAAAGGCGGATGTATATCCAACAAATGAAGAAGCAATTACCTCAGCCAGTTCCTAATAAACAGCCTGTTAATAAATCGAGGGGGTGA
- a CDS encoding DUF5674 family protein, whose amino-acid sequence MLVGGSQLHYECEEVLLKDGSRQKDIWGADWFPYTQEVGFESIINIRPSQNNRTMEIQSPEIREQVALITRRLLGGI is encoded by the coding sequence ATTCTTGTTGGAGGCAGTCAACTTCATTATGAATGTGAAGAAGTTCTGCTGAAAGATGGTAGCAGACAAAAAGATATTTGGGGTGCTGATTGGTTTCCCTACACTCAAGAAGTAGGTTTTGAGTCGATTATCAACATCCGTCCCAGTCAAAACAATCGTACAATGGAAATTCAATCTCCTGAAATTCGAGAACAAGTAGCTCTAATTACTCGGCGATTGCTAGGAGGAATATAA